A stretch of DNA from Variovorax paradoxus:
GTCGCCACCCGCCGGATAGGCAACGACCAGCGTGATCGGCTTGCTGGGGTAGGTGTCTGCCCAGGCGAGTCCGGAAGCGCAAGCGGCGGCCAGGGAGACGGCAGCGGCGATGGCGAGGCGGCGAGTGTGTGTCATCGGGGGTCCGTGGAATCGGTTGTTTGTTTCACTAAAGAAACAACGATTTATTAATGGAACACCGCGAGAATACCGAGGAAGACAACTTCATGACTAGGTAAAAACCCTAGTCAGCGTGCAACCGGGCGTGTACGCCCCATGAAAAAGGGCGGCCGTTTCGGGCCGCCCTTCGAGGGTGGGAGCAGGGTTTGGCTACCCGCCGTAGCGCGCCACGGTCAGGCCTTCCATGTCGATTTCGGGCGTCCTGCCCCCGATCAGGTCGGCCATCACGCGGCCCGTGCCGGCCGCCATGGTCCAGCCGAGCGTGCCGTGGCCGGTGCTCAGCAGCAGGTTGGGCACGCGGGTGGCGCCGATCACCGGCGTGCCGTCGGGCGTCATGGGGCGCAGGCCGGTCCAGAAGGACGCGTCGCGCACCGGGCCGCCGCGCGGGAACAGGTCGGTCACGACGTGTTCGAGCGTGTCGCGCCGCCGCGCATCGAGCGCGAGGTCGAAGCCCGAGAGCTGCGCCGTGCCGCCCACGCGGATGCGATCGCCCAGGCGCGTGACGGCGACCTTGAAGGTCTCGTCCATCACGGTCGATTCGGGCGCGCCGCTCGCGTCGGTGATGGGCACGGTGATCGAGAAGCCCTTGACCGGGTACACCGGCAGGCCGATGCCCAGCGGCCGCACCAGCGCGGGCGAGTAGCTGCCGAGCGCGACGACGTAGCAGTCGGCAGTGAAATGGCCTTGGTCGGTGCGTACCCCAGTCACGCCCTTCCCCGCTTCGTGTTCGAGGGCGTCGATGGTCACGCCGAACCGGAACTGCACGCCCTCGGCTTCGGCCAGCTTGGCGAGCGCCTGCGTGAACTTGAAGCAGTCGCCGGTCTCGTCGCCCGGCAGGCGCAGGCCGCCGACGAACTTGTCTTTCACGGCGCCGAGCGCGGGCTCATGCACAACGCAGCCGTCGCGATCGAGCACCTGGTAGGGCACGCCGGACGCCTTGAGCACCTCGACGTCTTTCGCGGTGCCGTCGAGCTGCGCCTGCGTGCGAAAGAGCTGCAGCGTGCCCTGCATGCGTTCGTCGTAGCGGATGCCGGTGTCGGCGCGCAGCGTCTTCAGGCAGTCGCGGCTGTATTCGGCGAGCCGCACCATGCGGCCCTTGTTGAGTTCGTAGCGCGCCTGCGTGCAGTTGCGCAGCATCGACAAGCCCCAGCGCCACATCGCCGGATCGAGCATCGGCTTGATGACCAGCGGGCTGTGCTGCATGAGCATCCACTTGATCGCCTTGACCGGCACGCCGGGCCCGGCCCACGGCGCCGAGTAGCCGGGCGACACTTCGCCCGCATTGCCGAAGCTGGTTTCGAGCGCGGGCGCCGGCTGGCGCTCCAGCACCGTCACCGTGTGCCCGGCGCGCGCCAGGTAGTACGCCACCGAGGTGCCGATGACACCGCTGCCGAGAATCAGGACCTGCATGACAACCCCTCCCTCTTGAAAGCCGCCATGGGCCTGAGGGTACAGGGCCGGCGGTCAAAGACCCAGTGCGTCCTGCAATTGGCGCGCCGTCCAGCGCTTCGGGCTTTGCGGCCAGGCCTCGAGCAGCGCGACCATGCGCGCGTTGCGCGGCGCGCTCAGGCCGTGCTCCTGCGCGAGTCGCACCACCTCGCCGCTGAGCGCGTCGATCTCGGTGCGACGGCCCAAGGCCAGGTCGTCGGCCATGCTGGAACGCGCCTTGGCGTCGATGCGCAGCATGCGCGCCGCGACGATGCGAAACAGCCAGTCGGGCAGCCGCAGCAGACCCGGCAGTCGCCGCGCAGGCACCGCCGCCACCTGCGCGGGCACGATGCCACCCGTGCGCAACACGTCCAGCGTTTCGTCGATGAGCGCCGCGAAGCAGCAGCGGTAGCCGCGCTGCATGAGCTCGTCGCGCAGCGGCAGGCCCGACAGCGCGTTGACCGGGTTGTTGAGGTTGAGCAGCAGCTTGCCCCACTGCACGGGCAGCAGGTCGGCATGCAGGTCGAGCGGCACGCCGGCGCGTTCGAACACGGGCAGCCAGTCGCGCAGCGCAGGATCGTCTTCCGCGGCCAGACGGCCGGGCGTGCCGCGGTGGAAGGCGCCGTCGTCGATCTCGGCCACGTTGTACGGCACCATGCCGGCGCGGATGTTCAGCGACGGGCCGGCCTGCCCCGCGGCAGCGCAGTTCGAGATGCCGTTCTGCAGCGAGACGACCGTGGTGCCGGCGGGCAAGGCAAAGGCCAGCTCGCGCGCCGCCTCGGCCGTGGCGCCGCTCTTCACGCACAGCAGCACCAGCGCGGGCCGTGCGCCCACCGGCACCTGCTCGCACAGGCGCAACGTGGGCGCCGCCAGTTTGTGCCGGGCGCCGTCGAGGTCGGTGAGCGTGAGGCCGTGGCGCGCGAGCTTGTCGAGCACGCGCGGACGGCCGACGAAGGTGACGGGCACGCCCGCCGCCGCAAGGCTGCCGCCGATGAAACAGCCGATGGTGCCCGCCCCCATCACGAGCACTTCACCGGGGATCGCGTCGGACATGAAGTGCTGTGTGGGTAGTGAGCGAAAGGGTCTCAGGTGCGTTCAGCGACCCAGGCCTGCACCGATTGCAGCGCGGCCGGCAGGCCCGCGGCATCGGTGCCGCCGGCCATGGCCATGTCGGGCTTGCCGCCGCCCTTGCCACCGACCTGCTGGGCCACGAAGTTGACCAGCTCGCCGGCCTTCACCTTGCCGATGCTGTCGGCCGTGACGCCGGCTGCGATCTGCACCTTGTCGCCGTCGACGGCGGCCAGCACGATGGCGGCGGTCTTCAGCTTGTCCTTCAGCTTGTCCATGGTGTCGCGCAGCGTCTTGGCGTCGGCGCCGTCGAGCTTGGCCGCGAGCACCTTGATGCCGTTGACGTCGACCGCCTGCGCGATGAGCTCGTCGCCCTTGGACGATGCGAGCTTGCCTTTGAGCGCACCCACTTCGCGTTCGAGCGTCTTGACCTGCTCGAGCACCTGCGAGAGGCGGCCCTGCAGCTCGGCGGCCGGCGACTTGAGCGTGGCGGCCACGCTCTGCACGGTCGATTCGAGGTCTTGCAGGTACGACAGCGCGTTGGCGCCCGTGACGGCTTCGATGCGGCGCACGCCGGCGGCCACGCCGCCTTCGCTGACGATCTTGAACAGGCCGATGTCGCCCGTGCGGCCGACGTGGGTGCCGCCGCACAGTTCGCGGCTGGTGCCGATGTCGAGCACGCGCACGGTCTCGCCGTACTTCTCGCCGAACAGCATCATGGCGCCGGTCTTCTGGGCCGACTCGAGGTCCATCACACGGGCCTGCGTGGGCGCGTTGTCCAGGATCTCGGCGTTGACGCGCTTCTCGATCTCGAGGATCTGGTCGCGCGAGACGGCTGCGTTGTGCGCGAAGTCGAAGCGCGTCTTGTCGGCGTCGACCAGCGAGCCCTTCTGCTGCACGTGGTCGCCCAGCACTTCGCGCAAAGCCTTGTGCATCAGGTGGGTGACCGAGTGGTTGCGCATGGTGGCGGCGCGGCGCGCGGTGTCGACCGCGGCCTTGACCGCGTCGCCGACCTTCAGCGTGCCTTGCGTTTGCGTGCCGTGGTGGCCGAACACGTCGGCCTTGATCTTCTGCGTGTCGTCGACGCCGAACTGCACGCCTTCGGCCACGAGCACGCCCTGGTCGCCGACCTGGCCGCCGCTCTCCGAATAGAACGGCGTGGTGTCGAGCACCACGATGCCGCTCTGGCCTTCCTTCAGTTCATTGACGGCCGCGCCTTCGACATACAGCGCGACGACCTTGGCGTTTTCTTCGAGGTGCTCGTAGCCGGTGAAGGTGTTGCCCGCGCCGGCGTACTCGACGTTGCGGTCCATCTTGAACTTGCCGGCGGCACGGCCCGCGGCCTTCTGCTTTTCCATCGCGGCGTGAAAGCCGGCTTCGTCGACGCTCAGGCCGCGCTCGCGGCACACGTCGGCCGACAGGTCGAGCGGGAAGCCGTAGGTGTCGTGCAGCTTGAAGGCGACGTCGCCCGGCAGCACCTTGGCATCGCCGGCCAGCGCCGCGTCGAGGATTTCCATGCCGATCGCCAGGGTCTCGAAGAAGCGTTCTTCCTCAGCCTTCAACGTCTGGGTGATGTGCTTCTCGTCGGCCACGAGCTTGGGGTACGCGTCGCCCATGAGCTTCACGAGGTCGGGCACCAGCTTGTGGAAGAAGGGCTTCTTCTGGCCCAGCTTGTAGCCGTGGCGGATGGCGCGGCGAATGATGCGGCGCTGCACGTAGCCGCGGCCTTCGTTCGACGGAATCACGCCGTCGGCCACCAGGAACGAGGTGGCGCGGATGTGGTCGGCAATCACGCGCAGCGAGTTGTTCGACAGGTCTTGCGTGCCGGTCTCGCGGCCTGCGGCCTTGATGAGCGCGTCGAAGATGTCGATTTCGTAGTTGCTGTGCACGTGCTGCAGGATCGCGGCCAGGCGCTCCAGGCCCATGCCGGTGTCGACGCAGGGCGCGGGCAGTTTCTTGACCGAGCCGTCGGGCTGCATGTCGAACTGCATGAACACGTTGTTCCAGATCTCGATGTAGCGGTCGCCGTCTTCATCGGGCGAGCCGGGCGGGCCGCCGGCGATCTCGGGGCCGTGGTCGAAGAAGATTTCGGAGCACGGGCCGCAGGGGCCCGTGTCGGCCATCATCCAGAAGTTGTCGGACATGTAGCGGCCGCCCTTGTTGTCGCCGATGCGCACGACGCGCTCGGGCGGCAGGCCGATCTCTTTCGTCCAGATGTCGTAGGCCTCGTCGTCCTCGATGTAGACGGTGGCCCAGAGCTTTTCGGCCGGCAGCTTGTAGACCTGGGTCAGCAGCTCGAAGGCCCACTTCAGCGAGTCGCGCTTGAAGTAGTCGCCGAAGCTCCAGTTGCCCAGCATCTCGAAGAAGGTGTGGTGGCGCGCGGTGTAGCCCACGTTCTCGAGGTCGTTGTGCTTGCCGCCGGCACGCAGGCAGGCCTGCACCGAGGCGGCGCGCACGTAGGGGCGCTTGTCTTCGCCGAGGAACACGTCCTTGAACTGGACCATGCCCGAGTTCGTGAACATGAGCGTCGGGTCGTTGCCCGGCACCAGCGAGCTCGAAGGCACCACCGTGTGGCCCTTGGAGGCGAAGAAATCGAGAAAGGTCTTGCGGATGTCCGCGACCGTGAATGTGGGCTGGCTCATCTTTGGATTTCGTCTGCCGTCAGGGCGGCCTGGCGATGGCGACCCTGCGTCGAAACCACTGCGTTGAACCGGCCTAACTGCTTGATTTGCTTGAACAATCGATTATAGGTTTGCGCATGGTGCCCGGGCCCGCCCCGGGCCTTGCGCGCACGCGATCCGGAAGCCGGGGCTAATATGGACGGCTGAAGCGGCGCGCGCCCTCCCCGGCTGCAGCCTGTTTCTTCCCTGTTTTCATCGGCAACCATGAATCAAGGAGCACGCATGGCGGGTCAGGCCTCAGCACCTCACTGGAAGATCGAAGACCTCGATTTCTCCCGAATCGCACGCGAACAGGTGCGCACGGACGAAAACCTCTTCTACCTGGTGGCGTCGGCCTCCTTCATCGAGAGCGGCTCCGACCTGTACACCCAGAACCTGGTCGATTTCTTTCGCGGCGATGACGAGGTCACCGGGTGGCTGTCGAACCACTGGGAGCAGGAAGAGCTGCAGCACGGCCGGGCCCTGCGCGCCTATGTGCGGCACGTGTGGCCCGAGTTCGACTGGGACACGGCCTACCGCGGCTTCCTGGCCGAGTACGCGACCTACTGCAAGGTCGAGCTGCTCGCTCCGACCCGCGCCCTTGAACTGACCGCCCGCTGCGTGGTCGAGACCGGCACCGCCACCTATTACCGGGCCATGGCCCGCAGCACCACCGAGCCGGTGCTGCGCGACCTGGCCACGCGCATCGCGACCGACGAGGTCAACCACTACAAGCACTTCTACCGGTTCTTCCGCCGCTACCGCGCACAGGAGCGGCTGAACCGCTTGCGCGTGATGGGCACCATCGGCCGGCGCACCCTGGAACTGAAAAGCGAGGACGCCGACTGCGCCATCCGCCACGCGGTGAAGGCCCGCGCCCCGCACCGGGCGGGCGACGTGGCCTATGTGCAGCAGCTCAGCGCCCGCATGAACCGCACCATCCGCACCCACCTGAGCCCCGGCACCGCGCTCAAGATGCTGATGCGCCCGCTGGAGCTGCCGGCCCGCGTGCAGACGGTGATCCAGTACCCGATCCGGCAGTTCATGGAGCACGTTTTTCTGCGCTGAAGGGCAGAAAACAGGCAAAAAAAACCCAGCACGATGCTGGGCTGAATCTCTGGATTGCTGTCACGCACAGAGAACCCGCACTGGAAGCGAGTCCGCAAAATTTAGGGCCAGCGCTGCCGCCGGGTTGTCAGACAACACCGACAGTTCTGCACGATCGTGCCGGCCACCGGCATCCCCGCAAGTTCGAAAAACTGCCAAATTCTTCACACTTTTTAACTTGTCCTACGGTTACGACATTTTTCAGCTGACACGCCGGGCGCCCGTCCTCACCGAGGATGCACCTGCTGTCACGCAACAGGGCCGCAAAAGAAGAGCTCTCTGTTTGCCTTAGAGCGCGCCCCTTCGGGGGCCTCTCGAGATACCCGCTCCGGCGGGTATTTTTTTGCCTGCCGCAGGGCCGCCATCGCGCTACCACATCGAAGTGACGGGTTTTCCCAATCCGATGGGGACAATGTTGTGGAAAACCTTGTGTGCAGCGTTCAAGACCGTTGCCTGGCGGGGCCTGCAA
This window harbors:
- a CDS encoding D-amino acid dehydrogenase, whose product is MQVLILGSGVIGTSVAYYLARAGHTVTVLERQPAPALETSFGNAGEVSPGYSAPWAGPGVPVKAIKWMLMQHSPLVIKPMLDPAMWRWGLSMLRNCTQARYELNKGRMVRLAEYSRDCLKTLRADTGIRYDERMQGTLQLFRTQAQLDGTAKDVEVLKASGVPYQVLDRDGCVVHEPALGAVKDKFVGGLRLPGDETGDCFKFTQALAKLAEAEGVQFRFGVTIDALEHEAGKGVTGVRTDQGHFTADCYVVALGSYSPALVRPLGIGLPVYPVKGFSITVPITDASGAPESTVMDETFKVAVTRLGDRIRVGGTAQLSGFDLALDARRRDTLEHVVTDLFPRGGPVRDASFWTGLRPMTPDGTPVIGATRVPNLLLSTGHGTLGWTMAAGTGRVMADLIGGRTPEIDMEGLTVARYGG
- the alaS gene encoding alanine--tRNA ligase translates to MSQPTFTVADIRKTFLDFFASKGHTVVPSSSLVPGNDPTLMFTNSGMVQFKDVFLGEDKRPYVRAASVQACLRAGGKHNDLENVGYTARHHTFFEMLGNWSFGDYFKRDSLKWAFELLTQVYKLPAEKLWATVYIEDDEAYDIWTKEIGLPPERVVRIGDNKGGRYMSDNFWMMADTGPCGPCSEIFFDHGPEIAGGPPGSPDEDGDRYIEIWNNVFMQFDMQPDGSVKKLPAPCVDTGMGLERLAAILQHVHSNYEIDIFDALIKAAGRETGTQDLSNNSLRVIADHIRATSFLVADGVIPSNEGRGYVQRRIIRRAIRHGYKLGQKKPFFHKLVPDLVKLMGDAYPKLVADEKHITQTLKAEEERFFETLAIGMEILDAALAGDAKVLPGDVAFKLHDTYGFPLDLSADVCRERGLSVDEAGFHAAMEKQKAAGRAAGKFKMDRNVEYAGAGNTFTGYEHLEENAKVVALYVEGAAVNELKEGQSGIVVLDTTPFYSESGGQVGDQGVLVAEGVQFGVDDTQKIKADVFGHHGTQTQGTLKVGDAVKAAVDTARRAATMRNHSVTHLMHKALREVLGDHVQQKGSLVDADKTRFDFAHNAAVSRDQILEIEKRVNAEILDNAPTQARVMDLESAQKTGAMMLFGEKYGETVRVLDIGTSRELCGGTHVGRTGDIGLFKIVSEGGVAAGVRRIEAVTGANALSYLQDLESTVQSVAATLKSPAAELQGRLSQVLEQVKTLEREVGALKGKLASSKGDELIAQAVDVNGIKVLAAKLDGADAKTLRDTMDKLKDKLKTAAIVLAAVDGDKVQIAAGVTADSIGKVKAGELVNFVAQQVGGKGGGKPDMAMAGGTDAAGLPAALQSVQAWVAERT
- a CDS encoding ferritin-like domain-containing protein: MAGQASAPHWKIEDLDFSRIAREQVRTDENLFYLVASASFIESGSDLYTQNLVDFFRGDDEVTGWLSNHWEQEELQHGRALRAYVRHVWPEFDWDTAYRGFLAEYATYCKVELLAPTRALELTARCVVETGTATYYRAMARSTTEPVLRDLATRIATDEVNHYKHFYRFFRRYRAQERLNRLRVMGTIGRRTLELKSEDADCAIRHAVKARAPHRAGDVAYVQQLSARMNRTIRTHLSPGTALKMLMRPLELPARVQTVIQYPIRQFMEHVFLR
- a CDS encoding 2-dehydropantoate 2-reductase: MSDAIPGEVLVMGAGTIGCFIGGSLAAAGVPVTFVGRPRVLDKLARHGLTLTDLDGARHKLAAPTLRLCEQVPVGARPALVLLCVKSGATAEAARELAFALPAGTTVVSLQNGISNCAAAGQAGPSLNIRAGMVPYNVAEIDDGAFHRGTPGRLAAEDDPALRDWLPVFERAGVPLDLHADLLPVQWGKLLLNLNNPVNALSGLPLRDELMQRGYRCCFAALIDETLDVLRTGGIVPAQVAAVPARRLPGLLRLPDWLFRIVAARMLRIDAKARSSMADDLALGRRTEIDALSGEVVRLAQEHGLSAPRNARMVALLEAWPQSPKRWTARQLQDALGL